A DNA window from Drosophila sulfurigaster albostrigata strain 15112-1811.04 unplaced genomic scaffold, ASM2355843v2 ctg112_pilon, whole genome shotgun sequence contains the following coding sequences:
- the LOC133849849 gene encoding uncharacterized protein LOC133849849, translating into MVTLDIKNAFNSARWDCILGSGSVPSAELSSGNRLEAAFRKSAIRIISGFRTISEDAAFVIAGVPPFVEMARERADTYRQLRSRYHSNAETRTVRTAGRQECLERKHGQVNFHLTQVLSGHGCFRSYLHRFGHEASGNCSECGTLEDAHTMFACKIYGSLRNDLKGHLAYRLRWVVPLMLQSVGNWVVICEFVSTVMQTQRSMERARRESME; encoded by the exons ATGGTCACGCTGGACATCAAGAATGCCTTTAACTCGGCTCGTTGGGACTGCATTCTCGGCTCTGGCAGTGTTCCAAGTGCCGAGTTATCTTCTGGAAATC GGCTGGAGGCAGCGTTCAGGAAGAGTGCCATCCGCATCATTAGCGGATTCCGCACAATCTCTGAGGACGCTGCGTTCGTCATTGCTGGTGTACCTCCGTTTGTGGAaatggccagagagcgagctgaTACCTATAGGCAGCTGCGTTCCCGGTACCACAGCAACGCCGAAACGCGAACCGTGCGGACGGCAGGACGGCAAGAATGCCTAGAGAG GAAGCACGGCcaagtcaacttccacttgactCAGGTGCTAAGCGGCCATGGATGCTTCAGAAGCTATCTGCACCGCTTTGGTCATGAAGCTTCCGGCAACTGCTCTGAGTGTGGAACACTGGAGGATGCGCATACTATGTTCGCCTGCAAGATATACGGATCACTACGCAATGACTTGAAAGGGCACTTGGCGTATCGATTGCGGTGGGTGGTCCCGCTTATGCTGCAATCAGTGGGCAACTGGGTCGTGATATGCGAGTTTGTGTCAACTGTGATGCAGACCCAACGAAGCATGGAGAGAGCCAGGAGAGAGTCGATGGAATAG